In Pleurocapsa sp. PCC 7319, the following are encoded in one genomic region:
- a CDS encoding YdcF family protein has translation MSFLFLSKLLPLFIYPLGLSCLLLLVALWLCWQRSRWTFAPILVAFLILVTAGNTGFSNNLIKSLEWQYLPSENMPQAEAIVVLGGATRNNEPPRVIPDMSDRGDRLLYATKLYKDGVAPLIILTGGRIQWYGGESSEAQSMATVMELMGVPRDVMVLESRSLNTYENALFTKEILEKRNIKQILLVTSAAHMPRSLAIFKKQGINAIPAPADFMISERNLIESQFSTESRILSFLPRAGSLDHTTQALKEYIGTSIYRLRGWL, from the coding sequence ATGAGCTTCTTATTTTTATCCAAGTTACTACCTTTATTTATCTACCCTTTGGGATTGTCATGTCTTTTGCTTTTAGTCGCTTTGTGGCTTTGTTGGCAACGTTCCCGCTGGACTTTTGCACCTATTTTAGTAGCGTTCTTAATTTTGGTAACTGCTGGCAATACAGGATTTAGCAACAACCTAATTAAGTCTTTGGAATGGCAATATTTACCTAGTGAGAATATGCCTCAAGCCGAAGCAATTGTAGTTTTGGGAGGAGCAACGAGAAACAATGAACCACCGAGAGTTATACCTGACATGAGCGATCGCGGCGATCGCCTGCTTTATGCCACCAAATTATATAAGGATGGTGTGGCACCGCTAATTATTCTCACAGGGGGGCGTATTCAATGGTACGGTGGAGAATCTTCTGAAGCCCAAAGTATGGCTACAGTTATGGAGTTGATGGGCGTTCCTCGCGATGTCATGGTTTTGGAATCGAGATCTCTTAATACATATGAAAATGCTTTGTTCACCAAAGAGATTTTAGAAAAAAGGAACATTAAACAAATCTTACTTGTTACTTCCGCTGCACATATGCCGCGATCGCTAGCAATTTTTAAAAAGCAGGGAATTAATGCTATCCCAGCACCAGCAGATTTCATGATTAGTGAACGCAATTTAATCGAAAGTCAATTCAGCACAGAATCAAGAATTTTGAGTTTTCTCCCTCGTGCTGGAAGTTTAGATCATACTACTCAAGCTTTAAAAGAATATATTGGCACTTCAATTTACCGTTTAAGAGGTTGGCTGTAG
- the rpsB gene encoding 30S ribosomal protein S2, translating into MPVVSLAELLESGVHFGHQTRRWNPRMSQYIYTARNGVHIIDLVQTAQLMEEAYGYMRSSSERGKRVLFVGTKRQAAGIIAQEASRCGAFYVNQRWLGGMLTNWETIKTRVERLKELEHLEESGALDKRPKKEASVLRREMSKLQKYLGGIKSMRKVPDIVVIVDQKREHNAISECQKLGIPVVSILDTNCDPLIVDVPIPANDDAIRSIKLIVGKLADAIYEGRHGQLDNQDDYEEFDEAIGAEEDYPTAEEEPEVPVSVSEEEVEAEISTPESESGADSEE; encoded by the coding sequence ATGCCAGTAGTTTCTCTCGCAGAACTTTTAGAATCTGGGGTTCACTTTGGGCACCAAACTCGTCGTTGGAATCCCAGAATGTCCCAATACATTTACACTGCACGTAACGGTGTTCATATTATTGACTTGGTGCAAACAGCACAGTTAATGGAAGAAGCATATGGGTATATGCGCTCTTCTTCTGAACGAGGAAAAAGAGTCTTATTTGTCGGCACAAAACGTCAAGCAGCAGGTATTATTGCCCAAGAGGCATCTCGTTGCGGAGCTTTCTACGTTAACCAAAGATGGTTGGGTGGAATGTTGACTAACTGGGAAACAATCAAGACCAGAGTAGAAAGACTCAAAGAGTTAGAACATCTTGAAGAAAGTGGTGCTTTAGATAAAAGACCCAAAAAAGAAGCTTCTGTTCTACGTCGTGAAATGAGCAAATTGCAAAAGTATCTAGGTGGCATTAAGTCAATGCGCAAAGTACCAGATATTGTCGTCATTGTTGACCAAAAGCGTGAACACAATGCTATTTCTGAATGTCAGAAGCTAGGAATTCCCGTAGTTTCTATTTTAGATACTAATTGTGACCCCTTAATTGTCGATGTACCAATTCCCGCTAACGATGATGCTATTCGTTCAATTAAGCTAATCGTGGGTAAGTTAGCTGATGCTATCTATGAAGGTCGTCATGGTCAACTAGATAATCAGGATGATTACGAGGAATTTGATGAAGCGATCGGTGCAGAGGAAGACTATCCCACAGCCGAAGAAGAACCTGAAGTCCCAGTCTCAGTTTCTGAAGAAGAGGTAGAAGCAGAAATTTCTACTCCTGAATCTGAGTCGGGAGCTGATAGCGAAGAATAA
- a CDS encoding RNA-guided endonuclease TnpB family protein has translation MLQAVKVRLYPNSEQRRHLAQSFGCARWYWNYSLALTQKNYQETAKGLSRGAIQGLLPQLKKEYEWLTEPYSQCLQVVALNLSNAFINFFEGRGKFPRFKAKGNKQSISYPQNVKVLDGYIKFPKLKLVEAKISKPIEGTVKTVTISQVPSGKYYASILVDDGVDTPEASSEGKCIGLDVGISEICVTSEGSKYNNPRWFKKHQKNLKRKQQKLARKQLGSKNRYKARKLAAKVYEKVSNCRLDFLHKLSRRIVDENQVIAVENLNVKGMVKNPKLALAISNVGWGMLNTMLKYKAEWSGKVYMQIDRFFPSSKLHNKCLYQIDKLPLDVRFWDCPKCGEKHIDRDINTAKNIRDEALRLLALGRKATAHGGTVRLRSGREKSTTEQVLRK, from the coding sequence ATGCTTCAAGCAGTAAAAGTAAGACTATATCCCAATAGCGAACAGCGACGGCACTTAGCGCAAAGCTTTGGCTGCGCTAGATGGTATTGGAACTATTCTCTTGCACTTACTCAAAAAAACTATCAGGAGACAGCAAAAGGATTGAGTCGAGGTGCAATCCAAGGTTTGTTACCTCAACTAAAGAAAGAGTATGAATGGCTAACTGAACCTTATTCTCAATGTCTTCAGGTAGTGGCACTCAATCTGTCTAATGCATTTATCAATTTCTTTGAGGGGAGAGGAAAATTTCCTCGGTTCAAAGCTAAAGGAAATAAGCAGTCTATCAGCTATCCTCAAAATGTAAAAGTGCTGGATGGGTATATCAAGTTTCCCAAGCTGAAATTAGTTGAAGCTAAAATATCCAAACCGATTGAGGGAACAGTCAAAACTGTAACCATCTCTCAAGTGCCATCAGGTAAATACTATGCATCAATACTGGTTGACGATGGAGTCGATACTCCAGAAGCTAGCAGTGAAGGCAAGTGCATCGGTTTGGATGTTGGAATCTCTGAGATCTGTGTTACTAGTGAGGGTTCTAAATATAACAATCCTCGGTGGTTCAAGAAACACCAGAAGAATCTCAAGCGCAAGCAACAAAAGTTAGCTCGTAAACAACTCGGTTCTAAAAATAGATACAAAGCAAGGAAACTAGCAGCTAAAGTATATGAGAAAGTAAGTAATTGTCGGTTAGATTTTCTCCACAAATTATCACGTAGGATAGTTGACGAGAACCAAGTCATAGCGGTGGAAAATCTCAACGTCAAAGGCATGGTCAAAAACCCCAAACTAGCATTAGCTATAAGCAACGTGGGCTGGGGAATGTTGAACACCATGCTTAAGTACAAGGCTGAATGGTCAGGGAAGGTCTATATGCAAATAGACCGGTTTTTCCCTAGCAGCAAACTACATAATAAATGTCTATACCAGATAGATAAACTTCCTCTCGATGTTAGATTCTGGGACTGTCCTAAATGCGGCGAAAAGCACATAGACAGGGACATCAACACAGCCAAAAACATTAGAGATGAAGCACTACGTTTATTAGCCTTGGGGCGCAAGGCTACTGCTCATGGAGGAACTGTCAGACTAAGGAGTGGACGTGAAAAATCCACGACTGAGCAAGTTCTAAGGAAGTGA
- a CDS encoding hydantoinase B/oxoprolinase family protein, producing the protein MNAKNQQSNSQSNRPDPVRLEIFNNLYQFIAEQMGIVLQNTAASVNIKERLDFSCAIFDAHGSLVANAPHIPVHLGSMDASVSSLINDLGDKIKPGDVYLSNNPYNGGTHLPDVTAITPVFSEQDQTIPIFYVASRGHQADLGGITPGSMPPFSSNIQEEGILLDNFLLVERGNFREAAIREILADHIYPARNPEQNIADFQAQIAANNRGVMELLKMVEQYGLETVQAYMQFVQDNAEAAVKKAIATLQDGEFSCEMDNGAKIQVKVTINHEQLRAIIDFTGTSSQQDNNFNAPAAVCKAAILYVFRTLVQDNIPLNAGCLKPLEIIIPKGCMLNPQCPAAVVAGNVETSQNITDCLYAALGVMAASQGTMNNFTFGNDQYQYYETICGGSGAGQNFNGTDAIQTQMTNSRLTDPEILELRFPVLLEEFSIRNASGGNGCNCGGNGVVRKIRFLEKMTAGILSNRRQVKPFGLNVGTSGKTGRNYLKKQDQSIKELGSIATVEMEPGDIFIIETPGGGGYGKN; encoded by the coding sequence ATGAATGCTAAAAATCAGCAATCTAATTCTCAATCCAATCGACCCGATCCTGTTCGGTTAGAAATTTTTAATAACCTTTATCAATTTATTGCCGAACAGATGGGGATTGTACTGCAAAATACCGCAGCTTCGGTAAATATCAAGGAGCGATTAGACTTTTCATGCGCTATTTTTGATGCTCACGGTTCATTGGTAGCTAATGCTCCCCATATCCCAGTGCATTTAGGTTCTATGGATGCGAGTGTTAGTAGTTTAATTAATGATCTAGGAGATAAAATCAAACCAGGTGATGTTTATTTGTCTAATAATCCCTACAATGGCGGAACTCATCTCCCTGACGTAACAGCAATTACTCCTGTTTTTTCTGAGCAAGATCAGACAATACCGATCTTCTATGTTGCCTCCCGAGGACATCAAGCAGATCTCGGTGGTATTACTCCTGGATCAATGCCTCCCTTCAGTAGCAATATTCAGGAAGAGGGAATTTTACTCGATAACTTTCTGTTAGTTGAGCGAGGGAATTTTCGAGAAGCTGCGATCCGAGAAATACTGGCTGACCATATCTATCCTGCCCGGAATCCCGAGCAAAATATTGCCGATTTTCAAGCCCAAATTGCTGCTAATAACCGCGGTGTTATGGAACTACTCAAAATGGTTGAGCAGTATGGATTAGAAACTGTACAAGCGTATATGCAATTCGTTCAAGATAACGCTGAAGCCGCAGTTAAGAAGGCGATCGCCACACTTCAAGACGGTGAATTTAGCTGTGAAATGGACAACGGAGCAAAAATTCAGGTAAAAGTAACTATTAATCATGAACAACTGCGAGCAATCATAGATTTTACAGGTACTTCTAGCCAACAAGACAACAACTTTAATGCTCCTGCTGCTGTATGTAAGGCTGCTATTCTATATGTCTTCCGCACCCTAGTTCAAGATAATATTCCTCTCAATGCAGGCTGTCTCAAACCCCTAGAAATTATCATCCCTAAAGGATGTATGCTCAACCCCCAATGTCCCGCCGCGGTGGTAGCTGGCAATGTAGAGACTTCGCAAAACATTACTGATTGTCTGTATGCTGCGTTAGGAGTTATGGCAGCATCTCAGGGAACAATGAATAATTTCACTTTTGGTAACGATCAATATCAATATTACGAAACTATATGTGGCGGTTCTGGTGCCGGGCAAAACTTTAACGGTACAGATGCAATCCAAACTCAAATGACCAACTCTCGACTTACCGACCCTGAAATATTAGAATTGCGTTTTCCCGTACTGTTAGAAGAGTTTAGTATTCGTAATGCAAGTGGGGGAAATGGTTGTAACTGTGGTGGTAATGGTGTGGTTAGAAAGATACGCTTTTTAGAAAAAATGACTGCAGGAATTTTATCAAATCGTCGCCAAGTCAAACCTTTTGGTTTAAATGTGGGAACATCAGGCAAAACTGGCAGAAATTATCTCAAAAAACAGGATCAAAGCATAAAGGAATTAGGCAGTATAGCAACTGTAGAAATGGAACCAGGAGATATATTCATTATTGAAACTCCTGGCGGAGGTGGATACGGTAAGAATTAA
- a CDS encoding YHS domain-containing (seleno)protein: MKFKYLATVAAASIISLGLTGISSNLNIVNAYPCAGANPCASENPCASENPCAGANPCASENPCAGANPCASENPCAGSDEADESTESAESAPMIYTESSSGYAIRGTDPVAYFTKGEVVEGKSEFESEWQGATWRFSSAANLALFVEDPEAYAPQYGGYCAKALSEGNVVSTDPEAWKIVDGKLYLNYSPEVQKQWLQDIEGNIEKADSNWPDVLVGATVFE; this comes from the coding sequence ATGAAGTTTAAATATCTTGCGACTGTTGCTGCTGCTTCAATCATTTCTTTAGGATTAACAGGCATTTCCAGCAACCTTAATATTGTTAATGCTTATCCTTGTGCGGGAGCTAATCCCTGTGCCAGCGAAAATCCCTGTGCCAGCGAAAATCCTTGTGCAGGAGCCAATCCTTGCGCCAGCGAAAATCCTTGTGCAGGAGCCAATCCTTGCGCCAGCGAAAATCCTTGTGCGGGATCTGACGAAGCCGACGAATCTACCGAATCTGCTGAATCTGCTCCTATGATTTATACAGAATCTTCTAGTGGCTACGCTATCCGAGGAACTGATCCTGTGGCGTACTTTACTAAAGGAGAAGTTGTAGAAGGAAAAAGCGAATTCGAAAGCGAATGGCAGGGAGCTACTTGGAGATTTTCCAGTGCAGCAAATCTAGCACTATTTGTGGAAGATCCTGAAGCCTACGCTCCTCAATACGGTGGTTACTGTGCTAAAGCTTTAAGTGAGGGTAATGTTGTCTCAACTGACCCTGAAGCTTGGAAAATAGTTGATGGAAAACTCTATCTCAACTATAGTCCTGAAGTACAAAAACAATGGTTACAAGACATAGAAGGAAATATTGAAAAAGCTGATAGTAATTGGCCAGATGTATTGGTTGGAGCAACTGTATTTGAATAA
- a CDS encoding Tab2/Atab2 family RNA-binding protein, producing MSNTVWELDFYSRPVLDEDGKKLWEVLICESPNDMARSPDSLFRYAQYCSSKTVNSLWLREAIEKAIAEAESSPKKIRFFRRQMNNMIVKACEDVGITPVPSRRTYALNQWIEKRMQDVYPQEEGFDLKTANTTSVQYPALNPIPLPDAVRGDQGDKWLFVSLPASDFEEMKEWDIAFEESFALSLLDIAPNTIIPGLIIYSPRANPLAAWMSGLEMGFLRFDAELRPQLRLETSLSDSWTLVNLTSKETVKQAQDFEIAKQTANGAHFLAVQSSPESESFAGFWLLKE from the coding sequence ATGAGCAATACAGTTTGGGAATTAGATTTTTATTCACGTCCAGTTTTAGACGAAGATGGCAAAAAACTTTGGGAAGTTCTGATTTGTGAGAGTCCCAATGATATGGCGAGATCACCTGATAGTTTATTTAGGTATGCTCAATATTGCTCCAGTAAAACAGTTAATTCTCTATGGTTAAGGGAAGCCATCGAAAAAGCGATCGCTGAAGCGGAATCATCACCTAAAAAAATTCGTTTCTTCCGTCGTCAGATGAATAATATGATCGTTAAAGCTTGTGAGGATGTGGGAATTACCCCAGTACCTAGTCGTCGTACTTATGCTCTCAATCAATGGATAGAAAAAAGAATGCAAGATGTCTATCCGCAGGAAGAGGGATTTGACCTCAAAACTGCTAATACGACTTCAGTACAATATCCAGCCCTAAACCCGATTCCCTTACCTGATGCAGTCCGAGGAGATCAAGGGGACAAATGGCTTTTTGTTAGTTTGCCTGCATCTGATTTTGAGGAAATGAAAGAATGGGATATTGCTTTTGAAGAATCCTTTGCTCTTTCGCTTTTAGATATTGCCCCCAATACCATCATTCCTGGTTTAATCATTTACTCTCCCCGTGCTAATCCTCTTGCGGCATGGATGTCTGGATTAGAAATGGGTTTTTTAAGATTTGATGCAGAATTGCGCCCTCAATTACGTTTGGAAACAAGTTTGAGTGATAGTTGGACACTCGTCAATTTAACTAGTAAAGAAACTGTCAAACAGGCACAAGATTTTGAAATAGCTAAACAAACAGCAAACGGAGCACACTTTTTGGCAGTACAATCGTCTCCAGAGTCAGAGTCTTTTGCTGGATTTTGGCTGTTGAAAGAGTGA
- a CDS encoding hybrid sensor histidine kinase/response regulator: MRDIDRTLNHSAAVGRIFHLADGTIQSCNANACKILGYSFEELVGSSSFELPWQTIQENDSIFFLETHPAIASIKTVQPFNNLLMGFYRSSGDLIRLSINTLPLCKANSNELYGVEVSFINLTQDTKVRITPKTIQNPSYSKQISNSSSNITHGKQKKITITESEQRLKLATDAAGIGMWFWDLVEDVVEWTELGKAIFGLPLDEEPNFEKCFKMIHLEDRNLVQVRLNKALANQTQYSIEYRIVRLDGSVHWIAAKGRGIYNENGEPVSMIGIVQDISDRKETEQKLEENEQLLRLALKNAKAGLWDWDLVSQEVTWSPENYELYGIDSKIKPLHYRDWEHTLHPDDLDASNQEIQKVLSGESKEFGVEFRIIHPQKGIRWIWGIGDVTCNQKGEPIRLSGLNLDITSLKETEAAFLRSKQALEQREYELELITEVIPQQIWTAGKDGQIDYINQRWQNYTGLNLAQMRRLGWATIVHFEDLPIIRDSWIQSIQTGENFDVEARLRNVDGTYRWFLSKARPLRNEQGEIIKWYGTNTNINRIKELEEKLRQQTKDLIQANQLKDDFLAIVSHELRTPLNPILGWSQLLSGGKLDADKIAQGIGIIERNAKLQAQLIDDLLDVSRILRGKLELKVTPLNLELVIRAALTTVQLAAEAKSIQIETIFESNIGQVSGDAGRLQQIVWNLVVNAVKFTPANGRVFVKLKKAGTQAVIEIRDTGKGIEPEFIPYVFDRFRQENSANTREFGGLGLGLAIVKHLTELHGGTVAVSSPGLNRGAKFSVKLPLINTSISESININPLDLSAQPSRFKGLTMLVVDDEADSLDILTFVLEEEGAEVISVASAPAALSVFSQITPDLIVSDIGMPNTDGYTLMKEVRKLPQGLNIPAIALTAYAGEIDIQQSLDAGFQKHLAKPINIPQLIKAISELL, from the coding sequence GTGAGAGATATTGATCGCACTTTAAACCATAGCGCAGCAGTGGGAAGAATATTTCACCTTGCCGACGGAACTATTCAAAGTTGCAATGCTAATGCCTGTAAAATTTTAGGCTATAGTTTTGAGGAATTGGTAGGAAGTTCCTCGTTTGAATTACCTTGGCAAACAATTCAGGAAAACGATTCTATATTTTTCTTAGAAACTCATCCGGCGATCGCTTCGATTAAAACGGTTCAACCTTTTAATAACCTATTGATGGGCTTTTACAGGTCTAGTGGAGACTTAATCAGGCTATCAATTAATACTCTTCCTTTATGTAAAGCCAATAGTAATGAGCTTTATGGAGTAGAAGTAAGTTTTATCAATCTTACTCAAGATACTAAAGTTAGAATTACGCCTAAAACCATACAAAACCCAAGCTATTCAAAACAAATATCTAATAGTTCTAGCAATATCACTCATGGAAAACAAAAGAAAATAACCATTACTGAAAGCGAACAGAGGTTAAAACTAGCTACAGATGCTGCTGGCATTGGCATGTGGTTTTGGGACTTGGTAGAGGACGTAGTGGAGTGGACAGAATTAGGTAAAGCTATCTTTGGATTACCTCTTGATGAAGAACCAAACTTCGAGAAGTGCTTTAAGATGATTCATCTTGAAGATCGAAATCTAGTTCAAGTAAGATTAAACAAAGCTTTAGCTAATCAAACACAATATAGTATTGAATATCGTATTGTCCGGTTAGACGGTAGCGTTCATTGGATAGCAGCCAAAGGTAGAGGCATTTATAACGAAAACGGTGAACCTGTCAGCATGATCGGTATCGTACAGGATATTAGCGATCGCAAAGAAACCGAACAAAAGCTAGAAGAGAACGAACAGTTGTTGCGGTTAGCATTAAAAAATGCCAAGGCAGGACTGTGGGATTGGGATCTGGTGAGTCAAGAAGTTACTTGGTCGCCAGAGAATTACGAACTATACGGCATAGATTCCAAGATAAAGCCCCTCCATTATCGAGACTGGGAGCATACACTCCATCCTGACGATTTAGATGCTAGCAATCAGGAAATACAAAAAGTCTTATCTGGAGAATCAAAAGAGTTTGGAGTAGAATTTCGCATTATTCATCCTCAAAAGGGAATTCGCTGGATATGGGGTATTGGTGATGTCACCTGCAACCAAAAGGGCGAACCAATTCGCCTCAGTGGACTTAATCTAGATATTACCAGCCTCAAAGAAACCGAAGCAGCTTTCCTACGTAGTAAGCAAGCTTTAGAACAGCGAGAATACGAGCTTGAACTAATTACCGAGGTAATTCCCCAACAGATCTGGACGGCAGGGAAAGATGGTCAAATAGACTATATTAATCAACGTTGGCAAAATTATACGGGACTAAATTTGGCACAAATGCGGAGGCTGGGTTGGGCTACTATTGTTCATTTTGAAGATCTCCCCATTATTAGAGACAGTTGGATTCAATCGATCCAAACGGGAGAAAACTTTGATGTAGAGGCTCGCTTGCGTAATGTAGACGGAACTTATCGCTGGTTTCTTTCTAAAGCCAGACCTTTGCGGAACGAACAAGGAGAAATTATCAAGTGGTACGGTACTAATACCAACATTAACCGAATCAAAGAATTAGAAGAAAAGCTACGGCAACAAACCAAAGATTTGATTCAAGCCAACCAACTAAAAGATGATTTTTTAGCAATTGTCTCTCACGAACTGCGCACTCCCCTCAATCCAATATTAGGCTGGTCACAACTGCTTTCTGGTGGGAAACTTGACGCTGATAAAATAGCCCAAGGGATAGGCATAATTGAACGTAATGCCAAGTTACAAGCGCAATTAATTGACGATCTTCTTGATGTTTCTCGCATTCTCAGGGGCAAACTAGAACTAAAAGTAACTCCTCTAAATCTGGAGTTGGTTATCAGAGCGGCACTAACAACGGTACAGTTAGCAGCTGAGGCTAAATCAATCCAGATCGAGACTATATTTGAATCCAATATCGGGCAAGTGTCAGGAGATGCAGGTCGTTTACAGCAAATTGTGTGGAATTTGGTTGTCAATGCGGTAAAATTCACCCCCGCAAATGGAAGAGTATTCGTTAAATTAAAAAAAGCTGGTACACAGGCAGTAATTGAAATTAGAGATACAGGCAAAGGAATTGAGCCAGAATTTATCCCCTATGTATTTGATCGTTTTCGCCAAGAAAATAGTGCTAATACTAGAGAATTTGGCGGATTAGGTTTGGGATTGGCGATCGTTAAGCATTTAACTGAACTACATGGGGGAACAGTAGCGGTATCAAGTCCAGGTTTAAATAGAGGAGCAAAATTTAGCGTCAAGTTACCACTTATAAATACATCTATATCAGAGTCAATCAATATCAACCCTCTCGACCTATCAGCACAGCCAAGCCGTTTCAAGGGTTTAACGATGTTAGTAGTGGATGATGAAGCAGATTCATTAGATATATTAACCTTCGTTTTGGAGGAAGAAGGTGCAGAAGTCATATCGGTAGCATCAGCCCCAGCAGCTTTGTCAGTATTCAGCCAGATAACTCCCGATCTAATAGTTAGCGATATTGGTATGCCTAATACCGACGGCTACACCCTGATGAAAGAGGTTCGTAAATTACCTCAAGGACTAAACATCCCAGCGATCGCTCTGACGGCTTATGCGGGAGAAATTGATATTCAGCAAAGTCTTGATGCAGGATTTCAAAAGCATCTGGCTAAACCGATCAATATTCCTCAGTTGATTAAAGCTATTTCAGAATTATTGTGA
- the tsf gene encoding translation elongation factor Ts, producing the protein MASISAKVVKELREKTGAGMMDCKKALTENDGDMTKAIEWLRQKGTISADKKQGRVAAEGLVESYIHTGGRIGVLVEVNCETDFVARREEFQELVKNIAMQIAACPNVEFVKVEDIPKETVAKEKEIEMGRDDLEGKPDNIKEKIVSGRIDKRLNEISLLPQPYIRDQSITVEELVKQSIALLGENIQIRRFVRFVLGEGIEKEESNLADDIDDITGNK; encoded by the coding sequence ATGGCAAGCATATCGGCAAAAGTAGTTAAAGAACTCCGCGAAAAAACTGGTGCGGGGATGATGGATTGTAAAAAAGCACTTACAGAAAATGATGGCGACATGACCAAAGCCATAGAGTGGTTACGCCAGAAAGGAACTATTTCTGCTGATAAGAAACAGGGTCGGGTAGCTGCCGAGGGATTAGTCGAAAGCTATATCCATACTGGTGGTAGAATCGGAGTTTTGGTTGAGGTTAACTGTGAAACCGACTTCGTTGCTCGTCGCGAAGAGTTTCAGGAGCTGGTTAAAAATATTGCTATGCAGATTGCAGCTTGCCCTAACGTAGAATTCGTTAAGGTTGAAGATATTCCTAAAGAAACCGTCGCTAAAGAAAAAGAAATTGAAATGGGTCGAGACGACCTTGAAGGTAAGCCAGATAATATTAAAGAAAAAATTGTCTCTGGTAGAATTGACAAGCGTTTGAACGAAATTTCTTTACTTCCTCAACCTTACATCCGCGATCAAAGTATAACTGTTGAAGAGTTAGTTAAACAAAGTATTGCTTTACTAGGAGAAAATATTCAAATTCGTCGCTTTGTTCGCTTTGTTTTAGGTGAAGGCATCGAAAAAGAAGAGTCAAACTTGGCTGATGATATCGATGATATAACAGGAAACAAGTAA
- a CDS encoding DUF1830 domain-containing protein has protein sequence MLSPLSQTTPKLVLCSYVNATAHIEVTRITNIPNWYFERVVFPGQRLIFEAPVTAKLEIHTGTVICSILSEIIDCRELQLTTSFPAHSA, from the coding sequence ATGTTATCTCCTCTTTCACAAACTACTCCTAAACTAGTCTTGTGCAGCTATGTGAATGCTACTGCTCATATTGAAGTTACTCGCATTACCAATATTCCCAATTGGTACTTTGAGCGAGTTGTTTTTCCTGGACAACGTCTAATTTTTGAGGCTCCAGTAACAGCAAAATTAGAAATTCATACAGGTACAGTTATCTGCTCGATTCTGTCAGAAATTATTGATTGTCGTGAGTTACAGTTAACTACATCTTTTCCTGCTCACTCAGCGTAG
- a CDS encoding glutathione S-transferase N-terminal domain-containing protein, whose amino-acid sequence MIDLYTFSTPNGRKASIMLEELGLDYTVHKIDITKGEQFTPDFVAINPNSKIPAIVDRDADITVFESGAILIYLAEKTGKLLSTEPKQRFQTIEWLMFQMGSVGPMFGQYNHFYKYAPEKIPYAIERYQKETLRLYDVLNTQLAKTEYVSGDYSIADIAIYPWIAAYKFMELTLDQHTELKRWYETLQQRPAVAQGMKVPA is encoded by the coding sequence ATGATTGATCTTTATACTTTTAGTACTCCCAACGGTCGCAAAGCCTCGATCATGTTGGAAGAACTAGGGTTAGACTACACAGTTCATAAAATAGATATTACTAAAGGCGAACAGTTTACCCCTGATTTTGTGGCAATCAATCCTAACAGCAAAATTCCCGCTATTGTAGATCGTGATGCAGATATTACCGTATTTGAATCAGGAGCAATTTTGATTTATCTAGCGGAAAAAACTGGAAAGCTGCTCTCAACCGAACCCAAGCAGCGTTTTCAAACGATTGAATGGTTAATGTTCCAGATGGGTAGCGTCGGTCCCATGTTTGGACAATATAATCATTTCTATAAATATGCCCCAGAAAAAATCCCCTACGCGATTGAGCGCTATCAAAAAGAAACTCTAAGACTTTATGATGTCTTGAATACTCAATTAGCCAAAACTGAGTATGTTAGCGGTGATTATTCTATTGCTGATATTGCTATATATCCCTGGATAGCTGCATATAAATTTATGGAATTGACTTTAGATCAACATACAGAGCTTAAACGCTGGTATGAAACCTTGCAGCAACGTCCAGCAGTAGCACAAGGTATGAAAGTACCTGCCTAA